The genome window CATCGAGCGTCGCGGTCAGCCCTGCGTCGGACACATCGGGCCAGGGAAAGCCGATCTCTCGTCGCAGCAGAGCCAGACGGCGGCGCAGGGCGTCCGCACCCTCGGACCAAGACACCATGCCGAGACCGTCTCGCCGGATCGCCCGGCGCACGGCATCCCGTCCCTCCTCGGCTGATGCGCGCACCGGCGCCGAGGAGCGCAGGATCGCACCGATGCGCCGCTCGCGACGAGCCTGGACACGGCCTCCGACGAACTCCGCTTCGACGCGGTCGGTCATGAGGTGACTCGCGGCGCTCTCGATCTGCGTCTCGGTGAGCACGGCCGCAGACCGGATGAGCGCGCCGGATCCCGCTGCGGCACGGGCCGAGGCGCGCGCGACATCGGCGACGGCGAGCCACTCGACCGCCGCGAGCGGACCGCGTACCCCCGCGCGGGTTCCGGATGCCAGCAGGAATGTCGCGCCCTCGGCGGTGCGCTCGACGCGGTGGGCGATTCGCTCGGGGAAGGCGAGAGCGATCACGAGGCCGACCCCGTCGAGGTTCGAACGGACGCCCGGAGTCGGGCGGACCATGCGCTCGAGGCGATCGGCGTCGCTGCGCCATCGGCGGGCGTCCGGCGCCCGACCGCCACGAAGGGCGATGATCGCCTGGGCGACGTCGGCCTCGGCGATGCGCAGGTCGCCACCCAAGAGTGCGACGACCTCGGCCGCGAGTCGCGCCCCGACCGCCGGGCTCCCGTCGCGGAGAGCACGGGCGAGCCGCGGATCGGTCGGGATGCGCGCCAGGATGCGGCCCTCCGTGGTCGCTCGACCCTCGTCGTCGATCGCGCCGAGGCCTTGGAGCACGGCGAGCGCATCGGCGAGGTTCTGGGCGGGCAGCGGGTCGATCATCCGCAGGCCGGCGCCGCCGGGGGCGCCCCAACAGGCGAGCAGCAGAGCGGCATCCGCGAGATCGGTCACCGCGATCTCGGGAGCCGGACGCGCAGGAGCCGCAGCATACGTGCGCTCGTCGACGCAGCGGATCACGGTGCCGGGGCCCTGGCGGGTGGCGCGCCCTGCGCGCTGCACGCACGACGAGCGGGAGGCTGCGGTGGTCACCAGACCCGTCATGCCGCGCGCGGTGTCGCGCTGCGGATGTCGGGCGAGACAGCTGTCCACGACCAGGCGTACCCCCGGCACGGTGAGGGATGACTCGGCGAGCGATGTCGTGACGATGATGCGCGGAGGGGCGTCGGGTGCGCGGCCGCGGATCACGGCATCCTGCTCTGCCGCGGGGATCTGCCCGTGCAGTTCGCGCACATCGAACGCATCGCTCGCGGTGCGGATGCGGCGCGCGATCTCCGACACCTCGCGTGCGCCCGGTGCGAAGACCAGCACGTCGGCACGAGGATCGCCTCGGATGAGCTCCCGGGCGGCGGATGCCGTTGTCGCGGCGATGTGATCGAGGAACCCCCTGGTGACCCCGCGCTCATCGAGTCGCGGCACGGGGCTCGGCGCCCATCGTTCGGAGAGTGGGAAGGCGGGAACCTCGTGGTCGATGATCGGCGCGGGATGGTCGTCGGTGCCGAGGACGGCCGAGATGCGAGGCGCGTCGAGGGTTGCCGACATGGCGATGACCGTGAGGTCGTCGCGCAGCTCACGGACCTCCGACAGCAGGCCGATCAGCAGGTCGGTCTCGAGGGCGCGCTCGTGCACCTCGTCGATGATCACGGCGCTCACGTCGTCGAGTCCTGGATCGTCCAGCATCCGCCGCAGGAGCACTCCGGCCGTGACGAACTCGACCAGCGTCTCGGGTCCTGCGGAGCGCTCGCCGCGGACGGTGAAGCCCACGCGGGTGCCGAGTGGGGTGCCGTCGAGGTGGGCGAGTCGCCGGGCGGCCGCGCGCGCGGCGACTCGGCGGGGCTGGGTGACGATCACTCGCCCGGTCGTCCGCGATGCGACGAGCGGCGGCACGAGTGTGGTCTTGCCCGTGCCCGGCGGAGCGCTCACGACCACGGACGCACTGGCGTCGAGCGCTGCGGAGAGGTCATCGACGGCGGCCGCGAACGAGAGCCCGGCGCCGATGGCGGCGAGGTCGAAGGCGGGGGTGGTCACCCCTCCAGTCTGCCCGTTCTGGACGAGTCCGGAGACGACGGATGCCGCGACCGATCCGGCCGCGGCATCCGCTGTGTTCTGTGCGCTGACTACTCCGCTGCGGGAGCCGGCGGTGCCGGTGGCGGCGGCGTGGTCGGTGCCGACTGGCGCTGAGGCGCGGCGGCCGGGGCGGATGCCGCGGCCACGCCCTCGCCGATGCCACGACCGACGGCCTGACCCTGGATGATCGATGCGAGGTCGAGCCCGGTCGCCGAGCTGACGCTGTCGAACACCGACTTCAGAGCCTTCGCGCTGTCGGCGCCGACGACGTTCGAGGCGCCGTCTTCGCTGGAGCCGCCGATGATCGAGACGTTTCCGATCGCGGCGTAGCCCTTCGAGAACTCGGCCATGATCGACGGCAGCACATCGAGCACGCGCTGCGACAGGAATGCATCCTGGTTGGAGGCGATGGCCTTCGCCTCTGCCTCGACGGCTGCGGCTCGCGCTTCACCCTCGGCGCGGATGGCGTCGGCTTCGGCGTTCGCGCGCAGACGGCGGGCCTCGGATTCGGCCTCGGCCTGGGCGCGCAGGGCGTCTGCCTCACCGGTCGCGCGGGCGATCGCGGCTGCGGCCTCACCGTCGGCCTTGGCCTTGTCGGCCTGGGCCTGCTGCTCGGCGATGCGGGTGCGGGCCTCGGCCTGCTTGACCTGCTCGATCGCGCCGGCTTCGGCTGCACGCTCACGCGTGTAGAGCTCGGCCTGGGCGCGGGTCTCGGCCTCGTACCGCTGGGCGTCGGCGACGCGCTTGACGTCGGCGTCGAGCTGAGCCTGACGGTTCTCGGCCTGCTGCTGCAGAACGGCCTGCTGGGCCTGCTCGCGGGCGAGGTTCTCGGCCTGCTCGGCCTCGGCGCGCGCACGACCGATGCCGGCGTTCGCGTTGGCGGTGTTGGTGTCGAGAGCGGTCTGCTCGACCAGGTTGGCTTCCTGGTTGGCGATGTTCTTCTGGTTGATCGCACGGTCGGCGTTGGTCTGCGAGATCTCGGCGGACTGACGCTTGGCCTGGATCTCGGGAGCACCGAGCGACTGGATGTAGCCGACCTTGTCGGTGATGCCCTTGATCTGGAAAGAGTCCAGGATCAGACCCTGCTCGGCGAGCTCCTGCGAGACGTCGGCCGCGATCTGGTCGGAGAACTTCTTGCGCTCGCGCATGAGCTCGACCACCGAGAGCGTCGCGACGATGCCGCGGAGCGCACCTTCGAGCTGCTCGGTGGTGAACTGCTCGATGGCCTTGTCCTGCGAGGCGAAACGCTCGGCGGCGCGGCGCACGAGGATGGGGTCCGAGCCGATCTTCACGATCGCGACGCCGTCGACGTTGAGTGTGACGCTGTCGAGCGACTGGGCCTCTGCGTTGAGTGAGACCTGACGCGAGCGCAGCGAGATGATCTCGTGGCGCTGCGTGATGGGGTTCACCAGCGACTTGCCGTTCACGATGACCGTGACGGGCGACTCCGACATCTCGTCTCTGGTCGAGCCGTCCGCTCCGATGACCGCGCGTGCCACCTTCTGCTTGCGTCCCGAGATGACGAGCGCCTCATCGGCACGAGCCACCTTGATCCAGCTGCGCGCGAACAGCAGCAGGATGAGCAGGACGACGACGGCGGCGACGACTGCGATTCCGACGATGACGAGGATGCCGACGATTCCGGCGATCTCCATGGATGACCTCCCTGGTTCCCCCCGAGGGGGCGGTCTTGGATGCCGGCGCGGCCGCGCGGGCGTTCACGCTCCACCCTGCCAGAAAAGCGCTGAGGCCGTCGCGGCCGTGCTGCGGAGGGAGAGGTCAGTGGCCGCGGAGCTTCTCCGCCAGGTCGCGCAGCGTCCTCAGCTCGGCATCGTCGAGGCGCGACATCCGCTCGGCGATGGATCGTCCGTGCACGGTCGCGATGCTGCGGAACGCCTTGGCGCCGGCATCCGTCGCCCTGATCAGTGCGCCGCGCCCGTCATCGGGGTCGGGGCACTTCGCGACGAGGTCGCGAGCGACCATCCGGTCGATCAGGCGCGAGACGCTCGGCTGGCTGATGAGCATGTTCGCCGTCACATCGCGCAGTCGCGCGGACATGCCGGGGGAGCGAGTGACGGTGAGCAGCACGTCGTACTCGGCCTGACCGAGATCCGTGTCCTCGAAGTCGGCGTTCATCTCGGTGAACAGCTCGTGCTGCGCGCGGAACAGGCTCTCCCAGGCCTCGAGGGCGAGCTTGCGATCGGTCATGGGAACAGATTACGGCAACAGTAAAGGGCCGGTCGGAGAGGCTCCCGACCGGCCCTTAGTCCCTTGCACCAAGAGTGTCCTGCAATCACATGCGGTGTATGCCACAGCAAACATTCACCGTGCGATCACTCTATAACGGCGAGATAACGAATGCAACGGTTTGGTCACGGAATCTTCGCGACTGCGACCGTGTTGTTGTCCCATCTCGCGGAAGTTGTCACTTTCTCACGTACCTGTCAGTGACGCTCTTCGGAGTTGTCAGTTTTCTCACCCACGCGTCACAACTCGGCGGCGTGTCGCCCACGCCTGCTCGTGGCGACCGCGTACCTTGATCGCGAAGCAGGCACATCTCCCAATTCACCTCGATGAGTCATCGTCAGCGAGGGGCGCGTTCGGCTTCACGTCGTCTTAGGCCGCCGGACGAACACAACTGTTGTTCGTCGATGGGCTTGGATGATGTTCTTGAATTTTGTGTGGCCAGCGCCCGCTGAGGTGCCGGTGATTGCTCCTTGTCGGATCGAGTATCAGCTCGATGGCGTACGAGTCGAGGTGGACGCTGCCGATGCGGGGAGCGTGCCGTTCGAAGACTGTGAACCGGTGCGCGACTTTCCAACCTGGCCGGGCAAGCAGCACTACTCAGGTCTCCTCTACATGCAGGGCGTGCAGGCGCACGTCGGGTTCGAGTCACTTGCGGAACGATCGTTCCTGATCGAACTGGATCGTCTTGAGGGCATACGCTCCGTCACCAGTCAACCGATGTGGATTCGGTGGTTGGGTGCAGATCCGGGGAATCATGCCCCGGACTTCTTCGTACGGTTCGCCGACGGGTCGAGGATGCTCGTCGATGTGCGGCCGCTGCAGCGGATTGATGCCGAAGCGAGAGCGGTGTTCGACCGCACCGCCGTGCTGTGCGCTGACTTCGGGTGGCGCTACGTCGTGTACTCGGAAGACTCCCCGATACGCGATGCGAACGTCCGCTTCTTGATGCGATTCCGTGAGCCAAGGTGGTCGGTCGACGACACGGCGCAGGTGCTGTCCGGGTTCGCCGGAACGATCAGTGAGGCAGCGGAACGACTGGGCGGGAGTCAGGACGGACTGGGGACCTGTTACGCGCTGATTTGGAGTCATCGCCTCGATGCAGATCTCGAACAACCGTTGTCTTTGAGAACCCTCGTGACGTGGAGGAACGACGCATGAACGCTAAAGCAGGATCGCGCATTGTGTGGCGCGGACAGATCTATGACGTGATCGTGGTGTGTCCGTCCGCGGTCACTTTGAGAGACCAAGATGGTGGCGAGTTCGACGTTAGCCATGACGAACTCAACCGTGCCGCCGAGCCTCCCGCGACTGATCTCCTCCTCAGAGCGGCAGAGACGCTTGTCGAAGGAGCGGAGTCAACAAGTGAGCTTCTGGTGTGGAGGGAGGCCCTTGCTCGAATCGCGGCTGCCTCCGAGACACATGGTCAGCAACGTGAAGCGGTCGAGAAGGAAGTGACGAGGCTCGCGCAAGAGCTTGGTCGCACCGTGACGGCACGGACCATCTTCCGCAAGCTCAGGTCGTACAAGGAGGGCGGGATCGCTGCGGTTGCGGATCAGCGTTCTCGTGAAGGGCGCGCAAGACGATCATCCAGCATCGATCCGCGCGTCATCGAGGCCCTCAATATTGTTCTTGCTCGTCGCGCGCGAGAATCCACGACCAGCAAGGCCGTCATCCTCGCGCAGGTTGAAGCCCTCGTCCGAAGGAATCATGGGGACGATGTCGCGATGCCGAGCCGTGCGACCTTCTATCGGGTCCTTGCTGCAGAGGACCGCGGACGATTCTCGTTCGGTTCTGCGAAGACTCGAGAATCTCTGTCATTGCGTCCGGACCGTGCTTTCGGTGGCCGACCCGGCCTACGCCCTGGTGAGCACGTGCAGATAGACACCACTCGACTGGACGTGATGGTGCGTATCGACGCTGCAACCGTGGGTCGGCCCGAGCTGACGATCATGGTCGACGTCGCGACCCGCTCCATTCTCGCGGCAGTGATGCGTCCGGTTTCCACAAAGAGCATGGACTTGGTCATCGTGCTTGCGCGCGCCTTGGTTCCCTACGGACGGCGTCCAGAGGGGGCCCGTGAAACGAGAAGACTGCTCTCGACTGCGTGGGCGGAGGAGGCGTTGATCGATCAGGAGAGGTATGAACGTCTTCGGCTTTCGCAGCCGTTCATCTTCCCGGAGACGATCACCACCGACAACGGTCGACCGTTTCTTTCTCAACACTTTCGCGCGGTCTGCGCGGCGCTGGGGATCTCGCTCACGAAGGCAGCCCCTCACACGCCGACAGACAAGGCCCATGTCGAGCGGACCTTCGCATCGATCTCGTCGCTGTTTTTGCAGCACGTCAAGGGATACGTAGGACGAAGCGTCGAACACCGTGGGAAGAACGTCGAAGCCCAGTCGGCAGAGCTGCTCACCATCGCTCAGATGCAAGAGCTGCTGGAGGACTGGGTGGCGGTCGAATGGCAGAACCGAAATCACGACGGACTTCGCGACCCCTTGGAACCAACGATCTCGCTGACTCCGAACGAGATGTGTCGAGCGTTTCGAGAGGTCGTCCCGGAACTCCACGTGCCCCTCGCCAAAGATGACTTCATCGCACTGCTGCCGATCGTGCACCGCAGGATCAATCGATATGGAGTCACCATCGAGCACCGCATCTACGACTCCGAACGCCTTGCCCACTACAGGCGTCGAGAGTCGCAGTCGAAACGGCAGAAAGGGAGGTGGCCGATCCGTGTCGATCCCTACAACCTGCATGTCGTCTGGCTCGAGGACAACGGCGAGTTCATTCCGCTGCGATGGTCGAACGGCCTGCACGAACTCCCGATGATGGGGGACGTGTGGAGGTCTGCGCGCGATGCGCACCGTTCCGTCGACCGCGACGGGCAGCAGGATCACGATCTCGTGCACGCCATGCGCGATTTTGCCGGACGAGGCAACAACAAGCCGATGGCCAGGAGGTCCGCTCGCGAGAAGGCGGTGGCGGCAGACCCGATGAATCTGCTCAGCGCGGAAGCAGCAGCCGCCACCACGCCACAAAGCGACGGCGCAAAGACCGACGTGCCAGTACCGCAGGAAGACGAGTGGCCGAACCGCGGTGGCTTTTCCTTCATCTCGGCACCGACAACAGACGAAGGCGAGTAGGGGTCAATGGAGATTGCGACGCGTGAGGGATGGCGTGAGTTCGTCGAGATGAAGATCGAGAAACCGGCAGAGATCCCGTTCGCAGTCCTCGGGAGGCTCACGCCCGAGGATCGCCAGATCTACAACTGGGCGCGTGCTCGCTACTCACAGGCCGGAGCCTTTGTGAAGACACCGCAGTTCGTAGAGTTCCAACGCGCCGCACGCGACCGGGTGTATCTGAACGCCCATCGCCAGGTTGGGAAGCTCGGGCTGATCCTCTCGGGAGAACCAGGCCAAGGAAAGACGACGACGTTGCTGCAGATCGGCAAGGAGCACGAACTTCGCCGCAGACAGACCGCTCAGCCCACAGCAGCAGAAGGGTGGACTCCGGTGGCCTACGTCGCCGTACCTGCCCAGTGCTCGGCTAAAGCTCTCCTACTGGAGTTCGCCAGATTCCTGGGCCTTCCCACGCTGAGCCGAGCGACCTACGGAATCCTCCTCGACACTGTCGCGAACGCCCTGCGCCGTTGCCGAACCGAACTCGTACTGATCGATGACGTACATCATCTCGATCTGCGATTTCGCCAGAACATCGAAGCATCTGACATGCTGAAGCAACTTTCCGAGCGATGCGGCGGCACATTCGTCTACGCGGGAATCGCTGTGGAAGAGACAGGGCTGCTCGACGGTACTCGCGAGGGCCAGATCCGCAAACGGTTCGAACTGCACCCGGCATCCCCGTTCCGCATCACTACGAAACGAGGACAGGCTGACTGGGGTGATCTTCTGTTGGCCATCGAGGACTCGCTTGGCCTGCTGCAGCAGCCTGCGGGGCAGATTCTCGCAAGCGCGAAGACCCTGCATGCGCTCACCGGAGGGGAGATCGGCCCGCTCAAGGATCTCCTTCAGCTCGCCGCGCTACACGCCATGCAAGACGGCTCGGAAACCCTAGAAGCGACGCTCTTCGAACGCGACCTGAAACGCCGGCAAGCGGAGCGGGTCTGATGAGAGCGCTGCCGGTGCCAGTCCGGTTCTACCCCGACGAAACCGTCTCGAGCTTCTTCAGTCGGCTGTGCGCGGCCAATCAGATCTCCGAGTATGAAGCGTGGCGTGCACTGAGACAGGAGGACCCTGAACTCGGCATCGCAGTGACACCGCCGATAGCGCGGGTCGCGATCGAAGAGCTCGGCGGACTGCGTCGTGATGCGATGCCCAGAATCAGACGCAGCTACTCGACGTGCAAGCATGACCCCACGGTGTGGGTGCGCGCCTGTGCCTTCTGCAACGGCCAGGGGTTCGGACCGACGACCCTCTGCAGGCGATGCTCGCGAGGCGATCTCGTATTCGTGGAAAGATTCAGCGGGCCGATCTGTGTCAGGCATGCCCGATGGCACAGCAACGGACTCGACGTCGACGTCCGCGACCACGTCCCGTCACTAATCGCGCAGAAGCGACTCAACGGAAGCCTGCATCAACAGTCGATTGGATATCGCACGCCCATTGCAACCATCGCGCGAGACCTCATCCACGAGTGGTGGCATCCCGCGCGCCTCTCGACAGAACGGATCGGTCTCGAGGAAGAAATCACCGGCCTCCCGCGCCTGGTCGAAACGATGGCGGCTCTGACGTCTCCGGCGCTTCAGACGCTCCTGACCTACGAGCACGCGTCTTACAAGGCGATTGCTGCAGTGCTGATGAGACTTGGTGCGGTCGCGCGTGCTGGTGAGAATGTCACGGGTTTCGCGGAAACGATTGGCGTCGACGAACCTAACTCCGCTCTCCACATCGGAGGTGAGAAGTGGTCACTCACGTCGTCGCGATCTGGGCCGGCGCTCGAGGCGCCGGAGCGACTTTGGCGCCGCATCCTGACCGTGCGAGCAGCGCTATTGAAGCACCGGAACGTGCGTAGGACATTGTGATCGGCGCGGAGCGAGCTCGTGACCGGTTGAACCAACCGTTTCGCGGCGTACGATCGCAGTATCGGTTCGCGTCTCAGACAGGAGGACCGGATGTCGAATCTCGAGCGGCCGCTGACTCTGGATGCTGCTGTCGCAGAGCTGCTCGAATCGATCGACGCGAGCGAGTGCGACCCGGAGATCATGGAAACGCTTCAACGCGAGGCCGCCCGCCTTTCTCGGCGCATGCGTCCGCCGAGCCCCGGCATGTCGATGGAACAGCGTGCGTATCTCGTCGATTCCGGCGCTTTCACGGCGGAGCAGTTCGCTCAGACCGAGCAACGGGTGGCTCGCGGCGAGCTGCGCGAGGATGAGAACCGCACACGTCTCGGAACCGTCGCGCGTTCGTATGGTGAGCGAGCGGCCGCGGCGCGGCTAGGGCTGGAAGTCGACGATCTCCGAATGCGCCAACGAGCGGGCGCACTGTATTCGTTCGACGTATCTGGTGTGTCGGCTTACCCGAAATGGCAATTCACAGACCCAACCAATGACGGGCTTCTGCCGCACCTCGCGCTCGTCGTGACGTGGCTCCTCGAAGACTGGCACCCCGCGAGTGTCGAGGGATTCATGACCACGCCGAAGGACAGTCTGATCTATCGCAGTGAGCTGCAGTCGCCCATTCAGTGGCTAATACGGGGTGCCGACCCGCGTCCCATTGAGCAAATCCTCGAAGGTGCGCGGTGGCGATGACGACAGCCTGAGTGCTCCCGACGCCGTCTTCTATCCTCGGTGTTCTGCCGATCGGCTTGATAGCGGCTAGATGACCAGATCGGGCACGGCGGACGACTTCTTGTTGGACGCTAGCGCTCGTCGGCGACTCCTGGCCGGGCTGGATCTGAAGCCGCAAAGCGCGACCCGGTCATGCGGGTAAATGGCCTCGTTTTCATCCGCATTCACGCGATCCAGTGGCGAGACGACGGGCTAGTCGCTGTCAAGTTCTCGGACGGTCGTGTCGTCGCCGGGGCGGATTCAACCGATCTCACAGGCCTGCCCGAGCTGTTCTCGGTGGTTGAGTATCGACCCCGGCATCGTCGTCTGATCTTCAAGTTTCGTGAGGGTTACGGCTTTGAGTGCGAGCTAGGAACTGCGAGGGACCATTC of Microbacterium sp. LWH13-1.2 contains these proteins:
- the hrpB gene encoding ATP-dependent helicase HrpB, with protein sequence MTTPAFDLAAIGAGLSFAAAVDDLSAALDASASVVVSAPPGTGKTTLVPPLVASRTTGRVIVTQPRRVAARAAARRLAHLDGTPLGTRVGFTVRGERSAGPETLVEFVTAGVLLRRMLDDPGLDDVSAVIIDEVHERALETDLLIGLLSEVRELRDDLTVIAMSATLDAPRISAVLGTDDHPAPIIDHEVPAFPLSERWAPSPVPRLDERGVTRGFLDHIAATTASAARELIRGDPRADVLVFAPGAREVSEIARRIRTASDAFDVRELHGQIPAAEQDAVIRGRAPDAPPRIIVTTSLAESSLTVPGVRLVVDSCLARHPQRDTARGMTGLVTTAASRSSCVQRAGRATRQGPGTVIRCVDERTYAAAPARPAPEIAVTDLADAALLLACWGAPGGAGLRMIDPLPAQNLADALAVLQGLGAIDDEGRATTEGRILARIPTDPRLARALRDGSPAVGARLAAEVVALLGGDLRIAEADVAQAIIALRGGRAPDARRWRSDADRLERMVRPTPGVRSNLDGVGLVIALAFPERIAHRVERTAEGATFLLASGTRAGVRGPLAAVEWLAVADVARASARAAAGSGALIRSAAVLTETQIESAASHLMTDRVEAEFVGGRVQARRERRIGAILRSSAPVRASAEEGRDAVRRAIRRDGLGMVSWSEGADALRRRLALLRREIGFPWPDVSDAGLTATLDAWLAPELDALAGGAPVNRLDLTSALRRVLPWPEAARLDELVPDRLEVPTGSRIRIDYPPHDDATARPVVAVKLQECFGWAETPRLADGRVPVLFHLLSPAGRPLAVTDDLASFWSGPYSQVRAEMRGRYPKHPWPEDPWAAAPTRHTKNRSAR
- a CDS encoding SPFH domain-containing protein, which codes for MEIAGIVGILVIVGIAVVAAVVVLLILLLFARSWIKVARADEALVISGRKQKVARAVIGADGSTRDEMSESPVTVIVNGKSLVNPITQRHEIISLRSRQVSLNAEAQSLDSVTLNVDGVAIVKIGSDPILVRRAAERFASQDKAIEQFTTEQLEGALRGIVATLSVVELMRERKKFSDQIAADVSQELAEQGLILDSFQIKGITDKVGYIQSLGAPEIQAKRQSAEISQTNADRAINQKNIANQEANLVEQTALDTNTANANAGIGRARAEAEQAENLAREQAQQAVLQQQAENRQAQLDADVKRVADAQRYEAETRAQAELYTRERAAEAGAIEQVKQAEARTRIAEQQAQADKAKADGEAAAAIARATGEADALRAQAEAESEARRLRANAEADAIRAEGEARAAAVEAEAKAIASNQDAFLSQRVLDVLPSIMAEFSKGYAAIGNVSIIGGSSEDGASNVVGADSAKALKSVFDSVSSATGLDLASIIQGQAVGRGIGEGVAAASAPAAAPQRQSAPTTPPPPAPPAPAAE
- a CDS encoding MarR family transcriptional regulator, which encodes MTDRKLALEAWESLFRAQHELFTEMNADFEDTDLGQAEYDVLLTVTRSPGMSARLRDVTANMLISQPSVSRLIDRMVARDLVAKCPDPDDGRGALIRATDAGAKAFRSIATVHGRSIAERMSRLDDAELRTLRDLAEKLRGH
- a CDS encoding TnsA-like heteromeric transposase endonuclease subunit, giving the protein MMFLNFVWPAPAEVPVIAPCRIEYQLDGVRVEVDAADAGSVPFEDCEPVRDFPTWPGKQHYSGLLYMQGVQAHVGFESLAERSFLIELDRLEGIRSVTSQPMWIRWLGADPGNHAPDFFVRFADGSRMLVDVRPLQRIDAEARAVFDRTAVLCADFGWRYVVYSEDSPIRDANVRFLMRFREPRWSVDDTAQVLSGFAGTISEAAERLGGSQDGLGTCYALIWSHRLDADLEQPLSLRTLVTWRNDA
- a CDS encoding Mu transposase C-terminal domain-containing protein; translated protein: MNAKAGSRIVWRGQIYDVIVVCPSAVTLRDQDGGEFDVSHDELNRAAEPPATDLLLRAAETLVEGAESTSELLVWREALARIAAASETHGQQREAVEKEVTRLAQELGRTVTARTIFRKLRSYKEGGIAAVADQRSREGRARRSSSIDPRVIEALNIVLARRARESTTSKAVILAQVEALVRRNHGDDVAMPSRATFYRVLAAEDRGRFSFGSAKTRESLSLRPDRAFGGRPGLRPGEHVQIDTTRLDVMVRIDAATVGRPELTIMVDVATRSILAAVMRPVSTKSMDLVIVLARALVPYGRRPEGARETRRLLSTAWAEEALIDQERYERLRLSQPFIFPETITTDNGRPFLSQHFRAVCAALGISLTKAAPHTPTDKAHVERTFASISSLFLQHVKGYVGRSVEHRGKNVEAQSAELLTIAQMQELLEDWVAVEWQNRNHDGLRDPLEPTISLTPNEMCRAFREVVPELHVPLAKDDFIALLPIVHRRINRYGVTIEHRIYDSERLAHYRRRESQSKRQKGRWPIRVDPYNLHVVWLEDNGEFIPLRWSNGLHELPMMGDVWRSARDAHRSVDRDGQQDHDLVHAMRDFAGRGNNKPMARRSAREKAVAADPMNLLSAEAAAATTPQSDGAKTDVPVPQEDEWPNRGGFSFISAPTTDEGE
- a CDS encoding ATP-binding protein — its product is MEIATREGWREFVEMKIEKPAEIPFAVLGRLTPEDRQIYNWARARYSQAGAFVKTPQFVEFQRAARDRVYLNAHRQVGKLGLILSGEPGQGKTTTLLQIGKEHELRRRQTAQPTAAEGWTPVAYVAVPAQCSAKALLLEFARFLGLPTLSRATYGILLDTVANALRRCRTELVLIDDVHHLDLRFRQNIEASDMLKQLSERCGGTFVYAGIAVEETGLLDGTREGQIRKRFELHPASPFRITTKRGQADWGDLLLAIEDSLGLLQQPAGQILASAKTLHALTGGEIGPLKDLLQLAALHAMQDGSETLEATLFERDLKRRQAERV